In Primulina huaijiensis isolate GDHJ02 chromosome 6, ASM1229523v2, whole genome shotgun sequence, a single window of DNA contains:
- the LOC140979761 gene encoding auxin-responsive protein IAA32-like has protein sequence MDSNASSYILPTAYCVNKEDSKLIDLGLSLRALQPDAGYPCAHENYDQILVDWHQLHPHMKRATDLNTNIIKESFNEESSERTQNKQCWTSYVKVSMDGVIVGRKVCIIDHMDYLSLALQLEDMFGKYTISGLRLFEIGSQFSLFYKDIDEQWRTIADVPWKEFVDRVQRLRIACYNDEANHIVSSSALVNSI, from the exons ATGGATTCAAATGCATCAAGCTATATTCTTCCCACTGCATATTGTGTAAACAAAGAGGATTCTAAGCTCATTGACTTGGGGCTCAGTCTTAGAGCATTGCAGCCGGATGCTGGTTATCCTTGTGCTCATG AAAACTATGATCAAATCTTGGTAGATTGGCACCAGCTCCACCCACATATGAAACGGGCTACCGATTTGAACACAAATATCATTAAAGAAAGTTTCAATGAAGAATCATCGGAGAGAACTCAAAACAAACAATGTTGGACTTCTTATGTGAAAGTGAGCATGGATGGTGTCATTGTAGGAAGAAAAGTGTGCATTATTGATCATATGGATTATTTGAGTCTTGCACTTCAACTAGAAGACATGTTTG GAAAATATACGATATCAGGTCTGAGATTGTTCGAAATTGGGTCACAATTCTCCTTATTTTACAAGGATATCGATGAGCAATGGAGGACTATTGCAGATGTTCCTTGGAA GGAGTTTGTGGATCGCGTTCAAAGGCTGAGAATCGCGTGCTATAACGACGAAGCAAATCACATTGTCTCTTCTTCAGCTTTGGTTAATTCAATTTGA
- the LOC140979760 gene encoding uncharacterized protein, translating to MAITQSNINPVIHIAAATLRRDHRLHFSFLQNHRILFLRPASFRHLVVDNFKIRAFSTDETEPQITADPAAKKLPVKPPICTADELHYVTVDNSKWSLALWRYNPLPGAPRRKHPLLLLSGVGTNAVGYDLSHGSSFARYMCGQGFDTWVLEVRGAGLSMQESGLKDVEKSADEISARMEIAVENATNGVLPVEQQSTLEKSEIAVVNNEPPMAVDESRLVTELTETFMRLSERLSGFLSETQSNIMFAKLFDQISKLLEDSFIFERFIDIRAKFSSLLEMRQNSGIAGQIRDLSQRLVDIVEEGQRSLSPQLFNLQERVTTTVDDFQKQLDLIVKYDWDFDHYLEEDVPSAMEYIRSQSKPEDGRILAIGHSMGGILLYALLSRYSSQGRDPGLAAVVTLASSLDYTSSKSSLKLLLPLADPAQALNVPIVPLGALLSAAYPLSSQPPYVLSWLNDLISAQDMMHPDLLKKLVLSNFCTIPAKLLLQLTTAFREGGLRDRSGKFFYKDHLHESNVPVLAFAGDHDLICPPEAVHETVKLIPEHLVTYKVFGEPGGPHYAHYDLVGGRMAAEQLYPCIIEFLTRHDSVQEYEA from the exons atgGCGATCACGCAATCCAATATTAACCCGGTGATTCACATCGCCGCGGCCACTCTCCGCCGTGACCATCGTCTCCACTTCAGTTTCTTACAGAACCACCGGATCCTCTTTCTCCGTCCTGCCTCCTTTCGCCACCTGGTTGTCGACAATTTCAAAATCAGAGCTTTCTCAACAGATGAGACAGAGCCTCAGATAACTGCAGACCCGGCGGCGAAGAAGCTTCCTGTTAAACCACCGATATGCACTGCCGACGAGCTCCACTACGTCACGGTTGATAATTCCAAATGGAGCCTCGCTCTTTGGCGCTACAACCCGTTGCCAGGG GCTCCAAGAAGAAAACATCCACTACTGTTGTTGTCGGGCGTGGGAACAAATGCCGTAGGATATGATCTCTCTCATGGA TCTTCATTTGCCCGTTATATGTGTGGGCAAGGATTTGATACTTGGGTTCTCGAAGTTCGAGGAGCTGGGTTGAGTATGCAAGAGTCAGGTCTCAAGGATGTTGAGAAGTCAGCTGATGAGATATCTGCAAGAATGGAAATTGCTGTGGAGAATGCAACCAATGGGGTTCTCCCTGTGGAGCAGCAGTCTACCTTGGAAAAATCTGAGATAGCTGTGGTCAATAACGAACCGCCAATGGCAGTGGATGAATCTAGATTGGTGACAGAGTTGACGGAAACTTTTATGCGACTATCAGAAAGACTTTCTGGTTTTCTCAGTGAAACTCAGTCGAACATTATGTTTGCTAAATTGTTTGATCAGATATCAAAGTTATTAGAGGATTCCTTTATCTTCGAACGCTTTATTGACATAAGAGCAAAGTTTTCAAGTTTGCTAGAAATGAGGCAAAACTCTGGTATAGCAGGCCAGATTAGGGATCTAAGTCAAAGATTAGTAGATATTGTGGAAGAAGGTCAGCGCTCTCTCTCACCTCAACTCTTTAATCTTCAAGAGCGTGTGACGACTACAGTAGATGATTTCCAGAAACAGTTAGACTTGATAGTCAAATATGACTGGGACTTCGATCATTATCTGGAAGAGGATGTTCCTTCTGCG ATGGAATACATAAGGTCCCAGAGCAAACCAGAGGATGGTCGAATACTTGCTATAGGGCACTCCATGGGGGGTATCTTGCTATATGCCTTGTTATCACGATACA GTTCTCAAGGAAGAGATCCTGGATTAGCAGCTGTTGTTACATTGGCATCATCACTTGACTACACATCATCTAAATCATCACTCAAACTGCTCTTACCCCTT GCTGATCCCGCACAAGCTCTCAATGTGCCGATTGTTCCTTTGGGAGCATTGTTATCTGCAGCTTACCCTCTTTCTTCCCAGCCACCTTATGTCTTATCGTGGCTGAATGACCTGATATCAGCACAGGATATGATGCATCCAGATCTTTTGAAGAAACTTGTTTTAAGCAACTTTT GCACCATTCCTGCTAAACTGTTATTGCAGCTGACTACAGCTTTTCGAGAAGGGGGACTCCGGGACAGAAGCGGTAAATTTTTCTACAAGGATCATCTTCATGAAAGCAATGTCCCTGTCTTGGCTTTTGCGGGAGATCATGACTTGATTTGTCCACCAGAAGCTGTGCATG AAACTGTAAAGCTCATTCCCGAGCATTTGGTCACGTATAAAGTATTTGGAGAGCCTGGTGGTCCACATTATGCCCATTACGACTTGGTGGGAGGACGGATG GCTGCGGAACAATTGTATCCTTGTATAATCGAATTTCTAACACGTCACGACTCAGTTCAAGAATATGAGGCATAA
- the LOC140979764 gene encoding elongator complex protein 2-like isoform X1 has translation MASGGGLTQVGVHKVFTGAGCNRIVNNVSWGACNLVSFGPQNAVAIFSPESAQILATLPGHKAYVNCTHWLPSNKFSFKAKHLKRHYLLSGDVDGVIILWELSLVDKKWRNVLQVPEAHKKGVTCFSAIMASHSDAIFASTSSDGTVKLWEVIFPSSSAGDCRFSCLDSITVGKKPMVALSLMDFPGNSHYLALAMGGLDNKIHSYSVERTGNSSMPVN, from the exons ATGGCTTCCGGCGGTGGCTTGACGCAAGTTGGAGTGCACAAAGTATTTACAGGAGCTGGTTGCAACCGAATAGTCAACAACGTCTCGTGGGGTGCCTGTAATTTGGTCTCTTTTGGTCCTCAAAACGCTGTTGCCATTTTTTCTCCCGAG AGTGCTCAAATTTTGGCTACTCTTCCGGGCCACAAGGCATATGTAAACTGTACCCACTGGCTTCCTAGCAACAAGTTTTCATTTAAAG CTAAGCATTTGAAAAGGCATTATCTGCTATCTGGTGATGTGGATGGAGTTATTATTTTGTGGGAGCTTTCTCTTGTAGATAAGAAG TGGAGGAATGTATTGCAAGTGCCAGAAGCACATAAAAAAGGTGTTACTTGCTTTTCAGCAATTATGGCATCTCATTCAGATGCTATATTTGCATCCACATCTTCTGACGGTACAGTGAAGTTGTGGGAAGTAATCTTTCCATCTAGCTCGGC AGGTGACTGCAGATTTTCTTGTTTGGACTCCATAACTGTTGGTAAAAAACCTATGGTCGCTCTTTCACTCATGGATTTTCCTGGAAACAGTCATTATCTAGCCCTAGCAATGGGCGGGTTGGATAACAAGATTCATAGCTACAGTGTTGAAAGAACAGGAAA TTCATCCATGCCTGTGAACTGA
- the LOC140979764 gene encoding elongator complex protein 2-like isoform X3: MASGGGLTQVGVHKVFTGAGCNRIVNNVSWGACNLVSFGPQNAVAIFSPESAQILATLPGHKAYVNCTHWLPSNKFSFKAKHLKRHYLLSGDVDGVIILWELSLVDKKWRNVLQVPEAHKKGVTCFSAIMASHSDAIFASTSSDGTVKLWEVIFPSSSAVTADFLVWTP; this comes from the exons ATGGCTTCCGGCGGTGGCTTGACGCAAGTTGGAGTGCACAAAGTATTTACAGGAGCTGGTTGCAACCGAATAGTCAACAACGTCTCGTGGGGTGCCTGTAATTTGGTCTCTTTTGGTCCTCAAAACGCTGTTGCCATTTTTTCTCCCGAG AGTGCTCAAATTTTGGCTACTCTTCCGGGCCACAAGGCATATGTAAACTGTACCCACTGGCTTCCTAGCAACAAGTTTTCATTTAAAG CTAAGCATTTGAAAAGGCATTATCTGCTATCTGGTGATGTGGATGGAGTTATTATTTTGTGGGAGCTTTCTCTTGTAGATAAGAAG TGGAGGAATGTATTGCAAGTGCCAGAAGCACATAAAAAAGGTGTTACTTGCTTTTCAGCAATTATGGCATCTCATTCAGATGCTATATTTGCATCCACATCTTCTGACGGTACAGTGAAGTTGTGGGAAGTAATCTTTCCATCTAGCTCGGCG GTGACTGCAGATTTTCTTGTTTGGACTCCATAA
- the LOC140979764 gene encoding elongator complex protein 2-like isoform X4 has translation MASGGGLTQVGVHKVFTGAGCNRIVNNVSWGACNLVSFGPQNAVAIFSPESAQILATLPGHKAYVNCTHWLPSNKFSFKAKHLKRHYLLSGDVDGVIILWELSLVDKKWRNVLQVPEAHKKGVTCFSAIMASHSDAIFASTSSDGTVKLWEVIFPSSSAIFLFGLHNCW, from the exons ATGGCTTCCGGCGGTGGCTTGACGCAAGTTGGAGTGCACAAAGTATTTACAGGAGCTGGTTGCAACCGAATAGTCAACAACGTCTCGTGGGGTGCCTGTAATTTGGTCTCTTTTGGTCCTCAAAACGCTGTTGCCATTTTTTCTCCCGAG AGTGCTCAAATTTTGGCTACTCTTCCGGGCCACAAGGCATATGTAAACTGTACCCACTGGCTTCCTAGCAACAAGTTTTCATTTAAAG CTAAGCATTTGAAAAGGCATTATCTGCTATCTGGTGATGTGGATGGAGTTATTATTTTGTGGGAGCTTTCTCTTGTAGATAAGAAG TGGAGGAATGTATTGCAAGTGCCAGAAGCACATAAAAAAGGTGTTACTTGCTTTTCAGCAATTATGGCATCTCATTCAGATGCTATATTTGCATCCACATCTTCTGACGGTACAGTGAAGTTGTGGGAAGTAATCTTTCCATCTAGCTCGGCG ATTTTCTTGTTTGGACTCCATAACTGTTGGTAA
- the LOC140979764 gene encoding elongator complex protein 2-like isoform X2: protein MALRDSLGNKEISSLASYIKGPIFSAGSSSYQVSLESLLIGHEDWVYFVEWQPPQSSCVDGIEFHQPLSIFSASMDKTMMVWQPENTTGIWMNVVTVGESSHSALGFYGGHWIPTGDSILANGYGESFHLWKNIGTSFDDWKPQKVPSGHFSAVSDISWARGGEYLLSVSHDQSTRIFSPWCEESLEDGETWHEIARPQVHGH, encoded by the exons ATGGCTTTACGTGACTCTCTTGGCAATAAAGAAATCAGCAGCTTGGCTTCTTATATTAAAGGTCCGATATTTTCAGCTGGTTCATCCTCTTACCAAGTATCTCTTGAATCCCTCCTTATTGGACATGAGGATTGGGTGTATTTTGTGGAATGGCAACCTCCTCAAAGCTCATGTGTTGATGGCATTGAATTTCATCAACCTCTTAGCATTTTTTCTGCATCCATGGACAAGACAATGATGGTGTGGCAACCTGAAAACACTACAGGTATATGGATGAACGTGGTTACTGTGGGGGAGTCAAGTCATTCTGCTTTGGGTTTTTATGGTGGTCATTGGATCCCAACGGGGGACTCAATTTTAGCTAATGGTTATGGCGAATCTTTTCATCTCTGGAAAAATATCGGCACCagttttgatgattggaaaccGCAAAAAGTTCCTTCTGGACACTTTTCAGCAGTTTCAGACATTTCATGGGCTAGAGGTGGGGAATATCTGCTGTCTGTCAGTCACGATCAA TCTACTCGAATATTTTCTCCATGGTGTGAGGAATCTCTGGAAGACGGAGAGACTTGGCATGAAATTGCAAGACCTCAAGTCCATGGTCATTGA
- the LOC140979763 gene encoding uncharacterized protein: MYLGELVECTGVIKYSACNDLREGKALCDQLQVTIDEAKATHTKELSESQARCDELLKEKQELQRLTEDRTKEIQKMKEELKNSRAEAVQVHRDLKDAKAQHATEASSFKEEFLKSEEFIEICGPKAYHYLEVGFEGAIDLFKAHGYPPPGAPTAFRDIEDFITSLPPDPQTVLLYLCYFLIYADDVCLRAVFVTHCIALLPVLLCDYGFMTVIFDYLFLHRLVEEKSGGEKLNFPTKTSPSRGAEWRRKIKFSY; the protein is encoded by the coding sequence ATGTATCTTGGGGAGTTGGTTGAGTGCACCGGCGTTATCAAGTACAGTGCCTGCAACGATTTACGCGAAGGTAAAGCTCTCTGCGACCAACTCCAGGTGACCATAGACGAGGCGAAAGCGACACATACTAAGGAGCTTTCGGAGTCCCAAGCTCGATGTGACGAGCTTCTGAAAGAGAAACAGGAGCTTCAGCGACTGACAGAAGACCGAACGAAAGAGATCCAGAAGATGAAGGAAGAGTTAAAGAATTCACGAGCTGAAGCGGTACAAGTCCACAGGGACCTTAAAGACGCCAAGGCGCAACATGCTACAGAAGCCTCCTCATTCAAGGAAGAATTCCTCAAGTCTGAAGAATTCATCGAGATTTGTGGTCCTAAAGCTTATCATTACTTGGAGGTGGGTTTCGAGGGTGCAATCGACCTCTTCAAGGCTCACGGCTACCCTCCGCCAGGCGCTCCCACTGCCTTCCGCGACATCGAGGATTTCATAACGAGTCTCCCTCCTGATCCTCAGACCGTGCTCCTTTACTTATGCTATTTTCTCATTTACGCAGACGATGTATGCCTTCGGGCCGTATTTGTCACGCACTGCATTGCTTTACTTCCCGTACTATTATGCGACTATGGATTTATGACGGTTATATTCGATTATCTCTTTTTACATCGCCTAGTAGAAGAAAAgagtggaggagaaaaattaaattttcctactaagacatcgcctagtagaggagcagagtggaggcgaaaaattaaattttcttactaa